A genomic segment from Rhizoctonia solani chromosome 11, complete sequence encodes:
- a CDS encoding RNA recognition motif protein: MMGRCEVPPTWWIEHIERNRRILDKPGRKENGSPISGNMREWIKARGLEGRDLPAVQAHTAFGQYGQVLDSIVMRDRETGRSRGFGFVTYSNEQEAQNAINSMNEQELDGRRIKVNSANQRTGGGGGGGGGYQGGGGYQGGGGYQQGGGYGGGGYQGGGGYQQGGYGGGGYQQGYGQQGGYGGGY; the protein is encoded by the exons ATGATGGGGCGTTGCGAGGTCCCGCCTACGTGGTGGATTGAGCACATAGAGCGCAACCGCAGGATTCTAGACAAGCCTGGGAGGAAGGAGAACGGCTCTCCAATTTCGGGAAACATGCGCGAGTGGATCAAGGCACGCGGACTAGAGGGGCGAGACCTCCCCGCAGTTCAAGCGCATACA GCATTCGGGCAGTATGGCCAAGTTCTTGAT TCGATTGTGATGCGTGACCGTGAGACTGGTCGCTCCCGTGGCTTTGGATTCGTCACGTACTCGAATGAACAGGAGGCTCAGAATGCCATCAACTC CATGAACGAGCAGGAGCTCGATGGTCGTCGCATCAAGGTTAACAGTGCCAACCAGCGCACTGGCGGcggcggaggtggaggtggaggataTCAAGGCGGAGGAGGCTACCAAGGCGGCGGAGGCTACCAGCAAGGTGGTGGCTATGGCGGTGGAGGATACCAAGGTGGTGGAGGCTACCAGCAGGGTGGCTACGGCGGCGGAGGCTACCAACAGG GCTATGGCCAGCAAGGTGGCTACGGAGGCGGATACTAA
- a CDS encoding Organic solute transporter Ostalpha codes for MTNTCEASATVGQGNPWYTRRPGWITSGIFVIIISAITFISVARHARNYRAPKEQRQIRILYMPFVYGVVNWLAYRFIHQYVYLSLIYVVYEVFALAAFLYLMIEYVSNAAATNSLEEALVKKDKARLPAPWCCFRYRPTKSYFIHMVKWLVLQFIIIRPIVSVISITLHALGVLCPSKMNPKYPNLWLTIIDLLSMMTAMYGLLLFYNLTRKEIEGHRPLLKFLIIKGIVALTVIQEFVFRLLRTSDKIKPSENFPAAEVADSLNAFLLSIEMAGAAAAMLSAFSASEHSNDAKPRGTIAQAILDSVNFGDFMSEIKQSVVFFWYRRQNRSRRASEEPFTTLNYHKPSADGIASGRTSSINLESGLSSKDGTRVVVSPV; via the exons ATGACAAACACTTGTGAGGCCAGCGCCACAGTTGGGCAG GGGAATCCTTGGTACACTAGACGACCTGGTTGGATCACTTCGGGAATATTTGTCATAATC ATATCGGCCATAACTTTCATAAGCGTCGCCCGACATGCTAG AAACTATCGTGCGCCAAAAGAACAGCGTCAAATC CGGATACTGTACATGCCTTTCGTTTATGGAGTCGTTAATTGGCTGGCTTATCGTTTTATTCATCAATATGT GTATTTGTCCCTGATCTACGTTG TCTACGAGGTTTTTGCACTAGCTGCTTTCTT GTATCTTATGATTGAATATGTCTCGAATGCCGCTGCAACCAATTCGCTTGAGGAAGCATTAGTGAAGAAAGACAAGGCTAGGTTGCCTGCTCCT TGGTGCTGTTTCCGTTACAGACCGACTAAATCATACTTTATACACATGGTCAAA TGGCTTGTGCTTCAATTCATTATAATTAGGCCGATTGTCTCGGTTATATCGATTACATTACACGCTCTGGGCGTACTGTGTCCATCGAAAATGAATCCTAAATATCCCAACCTCTGGCTGACCATAATCGATCTCTTGAGTATGAT GACCGCTATGTACGGCCTG CTTCTGTTTTATAACCTCACCAGAAAAGAAATTGAAGGGCACCGGCCGCTGCTAAAGTTCTTGATTATTAAAGGAATCGTAGCTCTCACCGTCATCCAGGAGTTTGTA TTCAGACTCCTTCGTACATCTGATAAGATCAAACCTAGCGAGAATTTTCCAGCTGCCGAAGTTGCTGACAGCCTCAATGCCTTTTTGTTGTCGATTGAAATGGCGGGAGCTGCCGCAGCCATGTTG TCGGCGTTTTCTGCGTCGGAACATTCCAATGATGCAAAACCAAGGGGGACGATTGCGCAAGCGATTCTCGATAGTGTGAACTTCG GCGACTTTATGTCCGAAATAAAGCAATCTGTAGTCTTTTTCTGGTATCGCCGTCAAAACAGATCGCGTAGAGCGAGTGAAGAGCCATTTACAACCTTGAACTACCATAAACCCAGCGCTGATGGGATAGCTAGTGGTCGTACATCGTCCATAAACCTGGAATCCGGATTGTCATCCAAGGACGGGACCAGAGTTGTAGTATCACCAGTTTAA
- a CDS encoding cytochrome P450 family protein, with protein sequence MDMLPTTPVSAAISATALWVLVRCLQMLYKGHKYGAHQYIIFSEETKWKGILPGKTNIPGVVYGNNRVFNAKYSEFLRAGKDAYMQVAVDNSRPNIYIADPQAIKSITMQKQRFTKDLEKVGEVVGMYGHNLASVEGDDWKRHRRETQRAFNEKNIRMVWSETEGVMNSLFEVWDKLNTTEVRISDVPDMTEMLALLVISAAGFGRRVNWDPADDKTPEGRKMSFSTALRTVSGNLITRLLIPNWAKDLTKTTRTITTAFSEFGSYLSEMTAARRIGKEIDGSELQEAPHAQVASDSLFNILLSASDADSGKGQKLSDRDVAGNAFLFLFAGHETTAHTLSFCLGLLALYPEVQQEVYEQIKQVIGTRDKLEYSDMNDINLVECVLWEALRLYPVVTQAPKIATEDSVISIARNGPGATENTREDFFIPKGANIWLSFTAVHYNPTHWSEPEKFRPKRFLEPYNKDAFLAFSIGPRSCLGRKFAETESIVALAMLLARYEVGIDDERFPNIPGESKLEREARLLDPIQTITLVPARLPLVFKRRL encoded by the exons ATGGACATGTTACCGACTACTCCCGTCTCCGCTGCGATTTCAGCGACCGCTCTCTGGGTTCTCGTCCGCTGCTTACAAATGTTATACAAGGGCCATAAATACGGAGCTCATCAATATATTATATTCTCAGAAGA AACAAAGTGGAAAGGGATACTTCCAGGCAAAACCAATATACCAGGAGTCGTCTATGGGAACAATCGAGTTTTTAATGCGAAATATAGCG AATTTTTGCGCGCAGGAAaggatgcatatatgcaagtgGCAGTGGATAACTCGCGACCTAATATTTATATCGCTGATCCTCAAGCTATCAAG agtATTACGATGCAGAAGCAGCGCTTTACAAAAGACCTTGAGAAGGTTGGGGAGGTAGTCGGAATGTATGGGCACAACCTGGCGTCCGTTGAAGGGGACGATTGGAAGAGGCACCGCAGGGAAACTCAGCGCGCCTTCAACGAG AAAAACATTCGCATGGTCTGGTCAGAGACTGAGGGAGTTATGAATAGCTTATTCGAAGtttgggacaaactcaaCACTACCGAAGTTCGCATCAGTGATGTGCCTGACATGACGGAAATG TTGGCCCTGCTGGTAATTTCAGCGGCTGGATTTGGTCGTCGTGTGAATTGGGATCCAGCTGATGATAAGACTCCCGAAGGACGGAAAATGTCGTTCTCTACCGCACTCCGTACAGTTTCAGGGAATCTCATTACCAG GTTGCTTATCCCTAATTGGGCTAAGGATCTTACGAAGACAACTAGAACTATCACAACTGCGTTTTCCGAGTTTGGTAGTTATCTCAGTGAAATGACTGCGGCCCGTCGCATAGGAAAAGAAATTGACGGCAGTGAGCTGCAAGAAGCTCCTCACGCACAAGTTGCGTCTGATAGCTTGTTCAACATACTCCTCTCAGCAAGCGATGCAGATTCTGGAAAAGGTCAAAAGCTGAGCGACCGGGATGTTGCCG GCAATGCGTTCCTTTTCCTCTTTGCTGGCCATGAGACTACTGCGCATACATTGTCGTTTTGTCTTGGACTCTTAGCTCTATACCCTGAGGTCCAGCAAGAAGTGTACGAACAAATAAAGCAAGTCATAGGAACTCGTGATAAACTC GAATACTCCGACATGAACGACATCAACCTTGTAGAATGTGTACTTTGGGAAGCGTTGCGCTTGTACCCAGTC GTGACACAAGCACCTAAAATTGCTACAGAGGACTCTGTTATAAGTATTGCTCGTAATGGTCCCGGAGCGACCGAAAACACGCGTGAAGATTTCTTTATTCCCAAAGGCGCGAATATTTGGCTCTCCTTTACTGCTGTTCACTACAATC CTACACACTGGTCTGAGCCCGAGAAATTTCGTCCAAAGAGATTCCTAGAGCCTTACAACAAGGATGCTTTCCTTGCGTTCTCAATCGGTCCCCGCTCCTGTCTTGGACGCAA GTTTGCAGAGACTGAGTCCATCGTTGCGCTGGCTATGTTACTCGCGAGGTACGAGGTCGGTATTGATGACGAGAGATTTCCCAATATTCCCGGAGAGAGCAAATTG GAACGTGAGGCTCGTCTTCTTGATCCTATCCAAACTATCACTCTGGTTCCAGCCAGACTCCCTCTAGTTTTTAAACGCCGCCTTTAA
- a CDS encoding ABC transporter → MRPPRVFGNKSRHGTLRSTFEQIRGAERLGQAGHDHVSHSGHGSVARSALPATSGRVSHPIGSSLGRSVAQRTTPPHATTNGVSEITTVVRAVKTPRRQLVVFLLSLAALTAFLDGSVTVGLAVIKHVFETNLPPWKGTEFHSVALLVAFAGFAIIGAFKEARGAPIWQSKLLKLFVFAALAFDVALAILIPLVVPIWHMYPDPNPHVPNGSIDVPVGVTPAVHFGLTVFRVLVLTVLFPTLFFPRTVYEPVEHSAPVPQNGETSLLIPAAAAASAETSAGLAAPKAKYGTFNATPSTAPPSRAHTPAPSIGGPSSSADARPSRTELTWSEIGGRLKRLAPYLWPHKSIALQLLAVICLLIVTAGRVINAAIPFKLSEVVEALTHKGGRHTVWSPLLWYVGLRFLAGSGGLGALRDLLWAPVMQFSDRSMSQLAFDHLLNLSLAWHTRRKTGEVLRILDRGAAINHIFELLVFNVLPTIADIAIAIWIFFYFFGPALSIVIAAIMVVYVGVSVLLTSWRTRLRREMVDADVATRGIHTDSLLNYETVKYFGGEEHEGERYREAITRYQKFEIRVMGSLSLMNLTQNLLLSAGLLIGSLLVVLDTTHPQEDIVKRYIVFITYLAQLYGPLNSLAYIYRSINQNLIDTERLLDLLDEPSEVQDKPDAKELIVTDGVIEFGKYNVTFSYDGRTTALNGVSFTVQKGGSIALVGESGSGKSTILRLLYRFYDLAPGDGAIRIDGQDIRDVTQASLRKAIGVVPQDSVLFNNTIAYNIGYGKFGATTEEIENAARAAQVHDRITSFPDGYETVVGERGVRLSGGEKQRVSIARTLLKAPKIILLDEATSALDTTTERDIQKALQNLTDGRSTVSIAHRLSTISNSDLILVFHQGEIVEFGTHRELVERDGRFAAMWADQISSVDDTRSIHDNVKHDNESEVPGYAVDAPSHSNQEAHILPVHPIDSPGNLSAIQTDAGPVALELGPQIVPVEQLVAAAVTSEHPEPIKPEEQEAGETSFREVHPDVSFAAVASGDVPAPKDETHVDDAPQPAAEEFAPAAFPSTEEPSSIPPPAPIVFPKGDDESSIAGSSRPPLRENPSGSGSPGISFAPGTEGERIKHAAQRFRKISQGAAAKSTAGFAQLARRISRGTPGRQASMSIHPDAGTEDVRASEDLPRPSDDVAATPAAESPASTPAPVAFPGSETPVASPSPAVVSPAPETEGDASPALEAPSTPGTPGISFAAGTEGDRTEGGDRIKHAAQRFRKISQGAAVKSTAGFANLARRMTLNPNRQPSSGSIPGVASPPATPGHLHREGSGSVRQSLDAGEASSVADSDKKKKKDKKDRRKSTAAD, encoded by the exons ATGAGGCCGCCGCGTGTTTTTGGTAACAAGTCACGTCACGGGACCCTTAGGAGTACTTTTGAGCAGATTCGAGGCGCAGAGAGACTAGGTCAAGCCGGCCACGACCATGTCTCCCACTCTGGCCATGGCTCCGTCGCCAGAAGTGCTCTTCCAGCTACGAGCGGCAGAGTCAGCCACCCTATTGGTTCTTCTCTTGGGCGCTCCGTTGCTCAAAGGACCACCCCACCGCACGCGACGACCAACGGAGTCTCCGAGATAACGACTGTTGTACGAGCCGTCAAGACCCCCCGACGCCAATTAGTAGTATTCCTCCTTAGCTTGGCCGCACTTACTGCCTTCCTCGATGGCTCAGTAACTGTCGGCCTGGCCGTCATCAAACATGTATTCGAAACCAACCTGCCCCCTTGGAAAGGCACCGAATTTCACTCTGTGGCTCTGCTCGTAGCCTTTGCCGGGTTTGCTATCATTGGCGCTTTCAAGGAGGCGCGAGGCGCTCCGATCTGGCAATCCAAACTTCTCAAGCTGTTTGTTTTCGCCGCGCTTGCATTTGATGTTGCTCTTGCAATTCTCATCCCACTTGTCGTACCCATCTGGCACA TGTACCCGGACCCGAACCCGCATGTTCCCAACGGTTCGATCGACGTACCTGTTGGAGTTACTCCTGCAGTTCATTTCGGCCTGACCGTGTTCCGCGTGCTCGTTTTGACCGTCCTTTTCCCTACTCTCTTCTTCCCCCGCACCGTTTATGAACCCGTCGAGCACAGCGCACCCGTCCCTCAAAACGGCGAAACTTCTTTGCTTATCCCAGCTGCGGCGGCTGCCTCTGCGGAAACTTCCGCCGGACTCGCagcgcccaaagccaagtaCGGCACATTCAACGCCACACCTTCAACAGCTCCACCCAGTCGCGCACACACCCCTGCTCCAAGTATCGGTGGCCCTTCTAGCTCCGCAGATGCACGTCCTTCGCGAACTGAGCTCACTTGGTCTGAAATTGGTGGCCGTCTCAAACGATTGGCTCCTTACCTCTGGCCTCACAAGAGCATTGCCTTGCAACTTTTGGCTGTTATTTGCCTGCTTATTGTTACTGCTGGTCGTGTTATCAATGCCGCAATTCCGTTCAAACTTAGCGAGGTTGTCGAAGCTCTTACTCACAAGGGTGGTCGTCATACGGTCTGGTCCCCACTCTTGTGGTATGTCGGCCTCAGGTTCCTTGCTGGTTCTGGCGGATTGGGTGCACTTCGTGAT CTTCTATGGGCACCCGTCATGCAATTCTCGGACCGGTCCATGTCCCAGCTTGCTTTCGACCATTTGCTCAATCTCTCGCTCGCATGGCACACTCGTCGCAAGACTGGCGAAGTGCTCAGGATCCTCGATCGCGGCGCAGCAATCAACCACATCTTTGAACTCTTGGTGTTCAATGTTCTCCCTACCATCGCCGATATCGCCATTGCTATTTGGATCTTCTTCTATTTCTTTGGACCCGCTTTGAGTATCGTCATTGCTGCTATCATGGTTGTCTACG TTGGAGTCAGTGTCCTTCTGACCTCATGGAGGACTAGGCTGCGCAGGGAGATGGTTGATGCTGATGTG GCTACTCGCGGCATTCATACCGACTCGCTCCTAAACTACGAGACTGTCAAGTACTTTGGTGGAGAGGAACATGAGGGCGAGCGCTATCGTGAGGCCATCACTCGGTACCAGAAGTTCGAGATTCGTGTAATGG GCTCCTTGAGTCTCATGAACCTTACTCAGAATCTCTTGCTC AGTGCTGGTCTTCTGATCGGCTCGTTGCTTGTCGTTCTCGATACTACCCATCCCCAAGAAGACATTGTGAAGCGGTATATTGTCTTTATTACGTATCTTGCCCAG CTCTATGGTCCCTTGAACAGCCTCGCGTATATCTACCGCTCGATCAACCAGAATCTTATTGACACTGAGCGTCTTTTGGATCTCCTCGATGAGCCGTCTGAGGTGCAAGACAAGCCTGATGCAAAGGAGCTCATTGTGACCGATGGTGTTATCGAATTTGGCAAGT ACAACGTCACCTTCTCATATGACGGTCGCACAACCGCACTCAACGGCGTTTCTTTCACGGTTCAGAAGGGCGGCTCCATCGCACTCGTTGGCGAATCTGGCTCAGGCAAGAGCACAATTTTGAGACTGCTGTACCGCTTCTACGACCTTGCCCCCGGTGATGGCGCGATTCGCATTGATGGTCAAGATATCCGTGATGTCACTCAG GCAAGCTTGCGTAAGGCGATCGGCGTCGTTCCCCAAGATAGCGTGTTGTTCAACAATACCATCGCGTACAACATTGGATACGGGAAGTTTGGTGCGACTACCGAGGAGATTGAGAATGCTGCTCGGGCAGCTCAGGTTCACGATCGCATTACTTCGTTCCCCGATGGCTATGAGACTGTCGTTGGTGAACGCGGTGTTCGTCTCAGTGGTGGCGAGAAGCAGCGCGTATCGATTGCTCGCACGCTCCTGAAGGCTCCGAAGATTATCTTGCTCGATGAGGCTACTTC AGCATTAGACACTACTACCGAACGCGATATTCAAAAGGCACTCCAGAACTTGACTGATGGACGTTCTACTGTATCGATTGCGCATCGTCTGTCTACCATTTCCAACTCCGACTT GATCCTCGTGTTCCACCAGGGAGAAATTGTCGAGTTCGGAACTCACCGTGAATTGGTTGAACGCGATGGTCGTTTTGCCGCGATGTGGGCTGATCAAATCTCTTCTGTCGACGACACCCGTTCGATTCACGATAATGTCAAGCACGATAATGAGTCTGAAGTTCCCGGATACGCAGTTGACGCTCCTTCGCATTCGAACCAAGAAGCACACATCCTTCCTGTCCACCCGATCGATAGCCCCGGCAACTTGAGCGCCATCCAAACAGATGCCGGTCCCGTTGCGCTCGAGCTTGGCCCACAGATTGTCCCCGTTGAACAACTTGTCGCTGCTGCAGTTACGTCTGAGCACCCCGAACCCATCAAGCCTGAGGAACAGGAGGCTGGGGAGACTTCGTTCCGAGAAGTTCACCCTGATGTTTCGTTTGCCGCTGTCGCGTCTGGCGATGttcctgctcccaaggacGAGACTCATGTCGATGATGCTCCCCAACCCGCTGCCGAAGAGTTTGCCCCTGCTGCCTTCCCTAGCACTGAAGAGCCTTCTTCGATTCCTCCTCCGGCTCCGATCGTGTTCCCCAAGGGCGATGACGAATCTTCTATCGCTGGCTCTTCTCGTCCCCCGCTCCGTGAGAATCCTTCTGGTTCTGGCTCTCCTGGCATTTCGTTTGCTCCTGGCACTGAAGGTGAACGCATCAAACATGCTGCTCAACGCTTCCGCAAGATCTCGCAAGGTGCCGCAGCCAAGAGCACTGCAGGATTCGCTCAACTCGCTCGTCGCATCTCCCGCGGTACTCCTGGCCGTCAAGCTAGCATGAGCATCCATCCCGATGCAGGTACCGAGGACGTTCGTGCTTCGGAAGACCTTCCAAGACCTTCCGACGATGTCGCTGCTACTCCTGCCGCCGAATCCCCTGCTtctactcctgctcctgtaGCCTTCCCAGGTTCCGAGACTCCTGTTGCTTCCCCATCTCCAGCTGTTGTCTCCCCCGCTCCCGAGACTGAAGGTGACGCTTCCCCTGCTCTTGAGGCTCCCTCTACTCCTGGAACTCCTGGTATCAGCTTCGCTGCGGGTACTGAGGGCGATCGCACTGAGGGAGGTGACCGCATCAAGCATGCTGCCCAACGATTCCGCAAGATTTCTCAGGGTGCAGCCGTTAAGAGCACTGCAGGATTTGCCAACCTCGCGCGCCGGATGACTCTCAACCCCAACCGACAGCccagctctggttccattccgggtGTAGCTTCTCCCCCTGCCACCCCTGGTCACTTGCACCGTGAAGGAAGCGGAAGCGTCAGGCAGTCGCTCGATGCTGGTGAAGCCAGCAGCGTTGCCGACAgcgacaagaagaagaagaaggataAGAAGGATAGGCGCAAGAGCACCGCGGCCGACTAA
- a CDS encoding signal peptide peptidase domain-containing protein, with translation MLQHIDSVLTYGGLVGLASASVYAGSLGSYKAPKPLKVKLRVGEDDSDDDEEELSERLGSSEALIFPILGSIMLGGLYLAFKYLGEEWINKLLGYYFCVMGTGCVWSCLLSITKSVLGSARYKTMPQYRIKFGSNNKPLLKFRLPSLVLIPISAIPSLLFFLSDPKSAIMTDILALSFSHTTLGTMKIDSLQTGCILLSGLFLYDICHGHGRHIPHDPDQTPLAALDLDKSLYSSSSEKGSSTMLLGLGDVAVPGLLVALAYRLDMHLRRKGMMKASDGETYFRATMIGYMTGLSMAFAAMHVFKAAQPALLYLSRLVACRSSSRH, from the exons ATGCTTCAACATATCGACTCAGTGCTTACATATGGGGGTCTCGTCGGGCTTGCCAGCGCGTCGGTATACGCCGGGTCATTGGGATCGTACAAG GCGCCTAAACCATTGAAAGTCAAGCTGCGAGTCGGCGAGGATGATAGCGATGACGATGAAGAAGAGTTATCTGAGCGACTGGGCTCATCCGAAGCGTTGATTTTTCCGATTCTTGGTAGCATTATGCTCGGTGGATTATATCTTGCTTTCAAATACTTGGGAGAG GAGTGGATAAACAAGCTCTTAGGATATTATTTCTGTGTAATGGGCACTGGCTGCGTCTGGTCG TGCCTATTGAGCATCACGAAATCAGTCCTTGGATCCGCAAGATATAAAACCATGCCCCAGTATCGTATCAAATTTGGCTCCAATA ACAAACCGCTACTCAAATTCCGCCTCCCATCCCTTGTTCTCATACCCATCTCCGCGATTCCCTCCCTCTTGTTCTTCCTTAGTGACCCCAAATCAGCCATCATGACCGATATCCTCGCCCTCTCCTTTTCACATACCACGTTGGGAACCATGAAAATCGACAGCCTCCAAAcaggatgcatcctactcAGCGGACTGTTTCTCTACGATATCTG TCATGGTCACGGTCGCCACATCCCTCACGATCCCGATCAAACTCCTCTGGCCGCGCTCGATCTTGACAAGTCTCTctattcttcctcctccgAAAAGGGGAGTTCGACTATGCTTCTCGGGCTCGGAGACGTGGCCGTCCCTGGGCTCCTTGTTGCGCTCGCCTACCGGCTAGACATGCACCTCCGCCGCAAGGGGATGATGAAAGCTTCCGACGGGGAAACGTATTTCCGAGCGACGATGATAGGATATATGACTGGACTGTCGATGGCGTTTGCGGCTATGCATGTGTTCAAGGCTGCTCAACCTGCGCTGTTGTATCTCAG CCGACTTGTTGCCTGTCGTTCATCTTCACGGCATTGA